From Magnolia sinica isolate HGM2019 chromosome 13, MsV1, whole genome shotgun sequence, one genomic window encodes:
- the LOC131222564 gene encoding probable cellulose synthase A catalytic subunit 8 [UDP-forming]: MEAEQETAPKPLKHLSGQVCQICGDDVGTTTDGELFVACNVCAFPVCRPCYEYERKDGNQSCPQCKTRYRRHKGSPPVRGDEMEGEADYVANDFNYSSGSQNQKQKIAERMLSWKMSYGRAEDVGAAPKYDGDEVPLNHIPLLTNGQLSGELPAASPDRLTMPSPGGGGGKRVHPLPYAESNIRVVDPAREFGSQGFGNVAWKERVDGWKMKQEKNVAPLSTGGHGTSEGRGAGDIDASTDINMDDSLLNDEARQPLSRKVSLPSSKINPYRMVIVLRLIILCIFFHYRITNPVRNAYALWLLSVICEIWFAISWILDQFPKWLPVNRETYLDRLALRYDREGEPSQLAAVDIFVSTVDPLKEPPLVTANTVLSILAVDYPVDKVSCYVSDDGAAMLTFEALSETSEFARKWVPFCKKYAIEPRAPEWYFAQKIDYLKDKVHPSFVKDRRAMKREYEEFKVRVNGLVAKAQKIPDEGWIMQDGTPWPGNNTRDHPGMIQVFLGHSGGLDSEGNELPRLVYVSREKRPGFQHHKKAGAMNALVRVSAVLTNGSYMLNLDCDHYINNSKALREAMCFLMDPNLGKHVCYVQFPQRFDGIDRSDRYANRNTVFFDINLRGLDGIQGPVYVGTGCVFNRTALYGYEPPLKQKHSKLGFFSSLCGGSRKKTSKSNKKSSDKKKSSKHVDSTVPIFNLEDIEEGVEGAGFDDEKSLLMSQMSLEKRFGQSTVFVASTLMEHGGVPQSATPESLLKEAIHVISCGYEDKTDWGSEIGWIYGSVTEDILTGFKMHARGWRSIYCMPPRPAFKGSAPINLSDRLNQVLRWALGSVEILLSRHCPMWYGYGGRLKWLERFAYINTTIYPITSIPLVIYCTLPAVCLLTGKFIIPQISNFASIWFISLFLSIFATGILEMRWSGVGIEEWWRNEQFWVIGGVSAHLFAVFQGLLKVLAGIDTNFTVTSKASDEDGDFAELYMFKWTTLLIPPTTLLIINLVGVVAGISYAINSGYQSWGPLFGKLFFAFWVIVHLYPFLKGLMGRQNRTPTIVVVWSILLASIFSLLWVRIDPFTTRVTGPDVQQCGINC, from the exons ATGGAGGCAGAACAAGAGACAGCG CCGAAACCTTTGAAACACTTGAGTGGTCAGGTTTGCCAGATCTGTGGCGATGATGTCGGCACAACCACAGACGGCGAGCTCTTTGTAGCCTGCAATGTCTGTGCATTCCCTGTCTGCAGACCCTGTTATGAGTACGAGAGGAAAGATGGGAATCAGTCGTGCCCTCAGTGCAAGACCCGATACAGGAGGCACAAAG GGAGCCCTCCTGTTCGTGGTGACGAAATGGAGGGCGAAGCTGATTATGTGGCCAATGATTTCAATTATTCATCCGGGAGTCAAAACCAGAAGCAGAAGATTGCCGAACGCATGCTGAGCTGGAAAATGAGCTATGGTCGAGCAGAAGATGTCGGGGCAGCCCCAAAATATGATGGTGATGAAGTTCCTCTGAATCATATTCCTTTGCTCACTAATGGCCAG CTTTCGGGAGAATTGCCAGCAGCATCTCCTGACCGTCTTACCATGCCATCTCCTGGTGGTGGTGGAGGAAAGCGTGTGCATCCGCTCCCTTATGCAGAAT CTAATATTAGGGTTGTAGATCCAGCAAGAgaatttggttctcaaggattTGGAAATGTTGCTTGGAAAGAGAGAGTTGATGGCTGGAAAATGAAGCAGGAGAAGAACGTGGCACCCTTGAGCACTGGAGGTCATGGCACTTCAGAAGGCAGGGGAGCTGGAGATATTGATGCTAGTAcggacatcaatatggatgactcTTTATT GAATGATGAAGCCCGTCAGCCTCTCTCAAGGAAGGTGTCTCTTCCTTCATCCAAGATAAACCCCTATAGGATGGTCATTGTTTTGCGGCTTATTATCctctgcattttctttcattacCGGATAACCAACCCTGTCCGCAATGCTTATGCTTTGTGGTTGCTTTCTGTGATATGTGAGATATGGTTTGCAATATCTTGGATATTGGATCAGTTCCCTAAGTGGCTTCCGGTAAACCGTGAGACATATCTTGACAGGCTTGCTCTAAG ATATGACCGAGAAGGGGAACCATCTCAGTTGGCTGCTGTGGACATTTTTGTCAGTACCGTTGACCCTTTAAAGGAGCCCCCTCTTGTCACAGCCAATACTGTTCTGTCGATTCTTGCGGTGGACTACCCAGTTGATAAGGTCTCTTGCTATGTCTCTGACGATGGAGCAGCTATGTTGACATTTGAAGCTTtgtctgaaacttcagaatttGCAAGGAAATGGGTCCCTTTCTGCAAGAAATACGCCATCGAACCCCGAGCTCCAGAATGGTACTTTGCACAGAAGATTGACTACTTGAAAGATAAAGTTCATCCTTCATTTGTCAAAGATCGCAGAGCTATGAAG AGAGAATATGAAGAATTTAAAGTTCGTGTCAATGGGCTTGTTGCCAAGGCACAGAAAATTCCTGATGAGGGATGGATCATGCAAGATGGCACACCATGGCCTGGGAATAACACTAGGGATCATCCGGGAATGATTCAG GTCTTCTTGGGCCACAGTGGTGGGCTTGACAGTGAGGGCAATGAGCTACCACGGTTAGTCTATGTTTCTCGTGAGAAACGCCCAGGCTTCCAACATCACAAGAAGGCTGGTGCAATGAATGCACTT GTCCGTGTATCAGCAGTCCTTACCAATGGATCCTACATGCTGAATCTTGACTGTGATCACTACATAAACAATAGCAAGGCATTGCGGGAAGCAATGTGTTTCCTCATGGACCCAAACCTTGGCAAACATGTTTGTTACGTTCAATTTCCACAGAGATTTGATGGTATCGATAGGAGCGATCGATATGCCAACCGCAATACTGTGTTCTTTGAT ATCAATTTAAGAGGTCTAGATGGCATCCAAGGTCCTGTTTATGTGGGTACAGGATGTGTCTTCAACAGAACTGCTTTATATGGCTATGAACCTCCTCTCAAGCAAAAGCATAGTAAACTAGGTTTCTTCTCTTCCTTATGTGGCGGATCACGAAagaaaacatcaaaatcaaataaaaagagCTCGGACAAGAAGAAATCAAGCAAGCATGTGGACTCTACCGTGCCTATATTCAACCTGGAAGATATAGAAGAGGGGGTCGAGG GTGCTGGATTTGATGATGAAAAGTCACTGCTCATGTCACAGATGAGCTTGGAGAAAAGGTTTGGCCAGTCAACTGTCTTTGTTGCCTCTACCCTCATGGAACATGGTGGTGTTCCTCAGTCAGCCACTCCAGAGTCTCTTCTAAAAGAAGCTATCCATGTTATCAGCTGTGGATATGAGGACAAGACAGACTGGGGAAGTGAG ATAGGATGGATTTACGGTTCTGTTACAGAAGATATTCTTACTGGATTCAAGATGCATGCCCGTGGTTGGCGATCAATCTACTGCATGCCCCCTCGTCCAGCTTTCAAAGGATCTGCTCCTATTAACCTCTCGGATCGTCTGAACCAAGTGCTTCGATGGGCTCTGGGTTCTGTTGAAATTCTTCTAAGTCGGCATTGCCCTATGTGGTATGGGTATGGAGGAAGGTTGAAATGGCTGGAGAGATTTGCATACATCAACACCACCATTTACCCAATCACTTCAATTCCTCTTGTCATCTATTGTACATTGCCTGCTGTCTGTCTACTGACTGGAAAGTTCATTATTCCACAG ATTAGCAATTTCGCCAGCATTTGgttcatttctctcttcctttccatCTTTGCTACTGGTATATTGGAGATGAGGTGGAGTGGTGTTGGGATTGAAGAGTGGTGGAGGAATGAACAGTTCTGGGTCATTGGAGGTGTGTCAGCTCATCTCTTTGCCGTTTTCCAAGGCTTGCTGAAAGTCCTCGCTGGTATTGACACGAACTTCACGGTCACCTCCAAGGCGTCGGACGAAGATGGTGATTTTGCTGAGCTTTACATGTTCAAATGGACAACCCTGCTGATACCACCAACCACCCTTCTCATAATCAACCTTGTGGGTGTGGTCGCCGGGATCTCCTACGCCATCAACAGCGGGTACCAATCATGGGGTCCGCTTTTCGGGAAGCTCTTCTTTGCCTTCTGGGTGATTGTCCACCTCTATCCATTCCTTAAGGGTTTGATGGGCCGTCAGAACCGGACACCGACCATCGTGGTCGTTTGGTCAATCCTACTGGCCTCAATCTTCTCCTTGTTATGGGTTCGGATTGACCCGTTCACCACACGAGTGACTGGCCCAGATGTTCAACAATGTGGGATCAACTGCTAG